DNA from Kitasatospora acidiphila:
GCGGGCCGTAGCTCGCGGTGACCCAGCCGACCAGCGGGGCGCCGACGGGCGTGCCACCGGTGAAGACCAGCACCAGCAGGCCCATCACCCGGCCGCGCATCTCCGGGTCGGTGGCCAGCTGGACGTAGGAGTTGACCGTGGTGTTGAAGGTCAGCCCGAAGACGCCGATCAGGGTGAGCAGCAGCGCGAAGCTCCAGTAGCCGGGCGCCACCGCCGCGACCGTCTCCAGCAGGCCGAAGGCCACGGCCGCACCGGTCAGCAGGCGCAGCCGGGGGTTGCCTCGGCGGGCGGCGATCAGGGCGCCGGTGAGCGAGCCGAGCGCCATCGCGGTGTTCAGCAGGCCGTAGAGGCCGGGGCCGACGTGGAAGGTGCGGTAGGCGAAACCGGAGAGCAGCGTCGGGAAGTTGAAGCCGAAGGTGCCGATGAAGCCGGCCAGCACCAGCGGCCACATCAGGTCCGGACGCTCCTTCACATACCGCAGGCCCTCGCGCAGTTGGCCCTTCTCGCGCGGGATCCGCTCGACCGGGCGCAGCTCGCTGACGCGCATCGCCAGCAGGCCGGCGATCACCGCGGCGAACGAGAGCGCGTTGAGCGCGAACGCCCAGCCGCTGCCGACCGCGGCGATCAGCAGGCCGGCCACCGCCGGGCCGACCAGGCGCGCGGTCTGGAAGTTCGCGGCGTTCAGGCTGACCGCGTTGGCCAGGTCCTTCGGACCGACCATCTCGGAGACGAAGGCCTGCCGGGTCGGGGTGTCGAACACGGTGACCAGGCCGAGCAGCAGCGCGAAGGCGTAGACGTGGTACTCGGTCACTGCGCCGGAGATGGTCAGCGCGGCGAGTCCCGCCGCCAGCGCGCCCATCGCGCCCTGGGTGACGATCAGCAGTCGCCGCTTGGGCATCCGGTCGGCCAGCACCCCGCCGAAGAGGCCGAGCAGCAGGGTGGGCAGGAACTGCATGGCGGTGGTGACGCCCACCGCGAGCGGGCTGCCGGTCAGGCTCAGCACCAGCCAGTCCTGGGCGATCCGCTGCATCCAGCTGCCGGTGTTGCTGACGATCTGACCGGCGAAGAAGTACCGGTAGTTGCGCACCCGCAGCGAGGAGAACATCCCCCGGGTCGGGTGAAGCGGGCCCCGGTGGGGCCTGCCGTGGCCGTTGGGCCTGGTGCGGCGGGGTCAGCCGCCGCGGTGCGTTCCTCGGGGTCGTTGGTATGGCTTCCCTTGCTCATATGGTCGGTTCCTCTCGTTCGCGGTTCGCCGGGCTACCGCCACCCGGCCGTGCCAACCATGTCCGAGAGCTACAGATGCGCCAGCCGGTACAGCGCGGGAGCCGCCTCCCGCACCGCCGCCCACTCCTCGTCGGTCAGCTGGGAGGCGAGTTCGGCCAGCCAGGCATTGCGCCGCCGCCGGGACTCGTCGAGGATCTCGGCCGCCTGCTCGGTCATGCTGACCACCACCTGGCGCCGGTCCTGCGGGTGCGACTCGCGCCGCACCAGACCCTTCTCCTCCAGCATCGCGATGATGCGCGTCATGGACGGCGGCTGCACGTGCTCGCGCCGCGCCAACTCCCCAGGCGTGGCACTGCCGCACCGCGCCAACGTGCCCAGCACGCTCATCTCGGTCGGGCTGAGCGACTGCTCGACGTGCTGGTGCTTCAGACGACGGGACAGACGCATCACAGAGGACCTCAGCTGATTGACAGCGACGAGGTCCTCCTCGGACATCTCGGACATGATACTTAGCTTACGTCATTACTCTAGCTAAATAAAAATCGGCATGCGCGAGCCGACCGCCCGAGCCACCCGGAAGAGGGAAAGGAGAAGAGAAGAGGGGAAGAGACAGGTCAGTGCGGGAAGGCCCGGTGGCTGCGCCAGCTGGTGTGCTCGCGGGACACCGCGTCCTCCACGTCGCCCGCAAGGCTGGCCCACTGGGCCTCGGCCGCCGGGTCGTTGAGGTCGAGCACGGTCAGCTTGCCCCAGACCACGTCGAGCTCCTTGGCCGCCAGCCGGTAGGTGGAGACCAGCGGGCGCAGCTGCTTCAGCTGGTTCCAGGCGATGATCGCGGCGGCCGCCGCCGCGCAGACGCCGAACAGACTGACCGAGAGCACCCCGGCCGCCTGGGCCACCGCCGCCGCGCCACCCAGGATCATCAGCGTCACCGTGCCGAGCCCCCAGGAGACCGCCTGCGACTCATAGGCGCTCGCCTTCGCCAGGTACCAGGTGCGCTGGCCCTCCACCCGGACCCGCAGGTACCCGGTCCGCCGGTCGACCAGCCCCGCGGCCCGCAACTCCCGCATGCCGTCGGTGATCTCCGGTGCCGCGCCGGCCGGAAGTGCCCCGGAGTCCTCGAAGGTCCGCAGCACCTCGGCGACCTGCGCGCGGTACTCCTCGTCCGCCTCGGGGGAATCGGCCGGGCCGCCGAACGGCCGGGCCCGCACCGTGTACTTCCAGGCCAGCGTCTTGACCGATTCGGCCGCTGCGCGGGCCTCGAACCACCGGGCCTGGGGATTGACCGCCCGCAGGCGGGACCAGAACCAGCCGGCCACCACGAAGGCGGCCACGGATATCAGCGGCGCGACCCCGGAGTCACCGCCCGTCGCCGCGCCGACCGCCGCCGCGACCACCAGCATCACGATCATCCCGCGGTTCCAGCGCAGGGTCTGGCGCTGTGCGGCGATCGAGGCCTGGTCGGCCGTCTGGAACGGCTCCGGCAGGAAGTCGGCCTCGTCGATCCCGGACGGGTCCCATCGCACCATCAGAGAGTGCCCCCTCACGACTCAGGAGGCAGTATGCCCACCGTCAACACGGCTACACAGAGCGCTTTCCGGCCACCTGGCGCCAACTGGCCGCCCGGCGCGCAGCGGCTGCCGCGTCGTTGACGGCCCGTCAGCGGCGCCGGGCCGGCACCACCGCGGCCACCAGCGCCATCACCGCGCCCAGCACCCCCAACTCGCCCAGCAGCAGCCAGCGCACCGGCACTGCCGCCGCCGGCCCCACCGGAGCCGCCGCGAGCCCCAGCAGAACGCCGAGGACGGCCAGCACCACCAGGACCGCCAGCACGGCGGCCCCGCGCCCGGACTCCCGGACCATCGGTCGAGCTTGCTGTCTCACCATCGCCATGAGTCCAGCGTCCCGGACAGGACCGCCGCGCGGTACCCGGGAGCGACCCCGAAATGCCCCTGAGTCCGCCTCCCCCCGGGGGACGAGCAGAGGATGCGGAAGGAGGAGCACGGGTGGACCGGAGGATGAGCCGGGCGGACGATCTGGCCCATCGTCACCATGCCGTGGACGGACGGGTGGAACCCCATTGAGACCGGTCGCCGACGACCGATACCCTGCGCTCGGCCCATACGTTGTTCACACCGTATTACAGACCCCTCACACTTCCACCGGTCCCGCCGGCACCCACCGGGGAGGAACCCTGATGAGGGAGCGCAGCCGCGCCCCGCACCGCCCTGGCAGCCGGTTTCGCCAGTAGGGCCCAACTCGCACGTCCGACACGTCTCTTGGGGGAAACAGCATGAGACTCGGCCGCCTGGCCGCCACATCCCTGCTCGCCACCGCACTTGCGGCGAGCGCCGCGAGCCCCGCACTCGCGGCCGGCTCGCCCTCGGCACGCGCGGCGAGCGCCGGCACCGGAGTCCCGGGCGACATCGACGGGGACGGCACTCCGGACGTCGTGCAGGGCGTCGGCAACTCCCTCGGCGCGTTCCCCGCCGGCGCGTCCGCGTTCACCGCCTCGACCCAGGCGGCCGCTCCGGAGTCAGGGACGACCTGGGGCCAGTACGTGATCACCCACCGGGGCAGCCTGAACGGCGGCAAGACCGATGACCTGGTGCTCCTCAGCCCCGGCTCGCACCATGTCTACGTCTATCCCAACGACGCCGAATCCGGCGGTGTGCCAGGGCACTTCACCCACAAGGACAAGGTCCTGACCGTCGCCAAGCCGGCCACCTGCGCCGCGGGCGACTGCACCGGCTACGACCCGACCTGGAACTCCACCACCCAGATCCTGGCCACCGACGGCGGCAGCGGGGCCAACACCCAGCCGGCGCTGATCACGGTGGAGAACGGCAGGCTCTGGTACTACCCGGCGGCCGGGAGCGGCCCGTCCTTCGGCAATCCGGTGCTGCTCGGCACCGGCGACTGGAGCGGCACCTCCCTGATCGCCCCCGGCAAGGTCGGCGGCGTGCCGACCCTGTGGGTGCGCGGCTCGGGCGAGGTCGGCGCGATCGACAGCTTCCCGCTCACCTTCAAGGCCGACGGCACCCCCACCACCGTCCTCGCCGCCCCCGTGCCGCAGCCGCTGCAGAACGGGCTGGTGCAGACCGACGGCACCCACCTGTGCCTGTCGGTCTTCCCCGCAGGGGCCACCACCGGGCACCTCCCGCTGACCCTCGCGGCCTGCTCCGCCCCGATGACGGCGCACTTCCAGTTCGGCAACGACGGCACGGTCCATGCCTGGGGCGACTGCCTCGACGCCGCCACGGCCGGCCTGTCGACCTGCGACGGCCGTGACTCGGAGCAGCACTGGCAACCGGGCGACTACGACTCGCTGGTCGACTCGGCCTCCGGAAAGTGCTTCGGTTTCCCGCCCGTCATCTTCACCGACTCAATGCCCTCGATGGCCTCCTGCGACGTCTCACCAGGCCAGCGCTTCGGCGCCGCCGGCGGCAGCACCCCGGGCCCGCTGCCCGGCCGACTGGACCTGCTGCCGGGCTCCTACTACCAGACCGGCACCTCGGGTGGCCCGGTCAGCTCCGCCGGCGATGCCGACGGCACCGGCAGCCCGGCCCTGCTCTGGGACTTCAGCGGCCGCGTCTACAGCTACCCGGGCCTGCCGCCGGTCAACGGAGTCGCCCAGCTCAGCCCCGCGCGCATCCCGCTCGGGTCCGACACTCCGTACGCCATGACGGCGCCCGGCGACCTCCTGACCCTCCAGGGCATCCCCGGCGACGTCAGCTACGGTCCCTGCGCCAAGCTGACCATGCAGGAGGACGGCAACCTGGTCTACAGCGACTACCAGGGCAAGGTCCTCTGGTCGGCCGGCACCGCCGGCCACCCGGGCGCCGCAGCGGCCTGGGACCCCACCAAGGGACTCGTCGTCCAGGAGGCCCGCCAGACGCTGTGGAGCGCCGGACCGGCCACCCTGAACGGCCGCTACCTGGCCCTCACGTCCGACTGCGACCTGGTGGTCACGGACCTGAACGGCAAGGCGCTCTGGGGCACCGGCAGCTACGAGCCCGCCCACGACCCGAACGGTTACGGCATCGCGCCCGGCACCACCCTGCACGCGGGCAGCTCCCTGCCCGGCACCACCGGTGTCCACCTCCAGGTGACCGCCACCGGCGACCTGGAGCTGGTCGGCACCGACGGCAAGCTGCTCTGGACCGCCGGCACCTACGGCCACCCGGGCGCCTACGCCACCTTGCAGCCCGACGGCGATCTGGTGGTCCAGGACGCCGCCGGCAACCCGCTCTGGTCCAGCCACACCGGCGGCCACCCGGGTGACCACCTCACCGTGCAGAACGACACCAACCTCGTCATCTACGACGCCGCCGACACGCCGATCTGGAGCAGGGGCACGTCCGGTGCCGCGTTCGCCGCCGGGACCAGCCTGGCGAGCGGTCAGTCGCTGCAGGGGCAGCGCGCCCGGCTGAGCATGCAGGCCGACGGCAACCTGGTGCTCTACTCGCAGGCAACCGGCCGCTCCCTCTGGTCCACCAGCACCTGGGGCCACCCCGGCGCCACCGCCACCCTTCAGCCCGACGGCAACCTGGTCGTCTACGGCGCCGACCACAACTCCCTCTGGTCCACCGGCACCTGGGGCCACCCCGGCGGCCGCGCCATCCTGCTGGACACCGCCGACCTCGCCGTCTTCGACAGCCTGGGCAACCAGCTCTGGCACAGCGGCACCGACGTCACCGGCCCGCTCTACCGCGGCGCGGTGGTCAACCCGGGCGACCGGCTGCCCTCGGGCTACGTGATCGACAACTCCCGCTACCAGGGCACCAAGCTGAGCATGCAGGCCGACGGCAACCTGGTGCTCTACGGATCCAGCGGCCGGGCCCTGTGGTCGACCGGCACCTGGGGCCACCCCGGCGCCTACGCCGTCGTGCAGCCCGACGGCAACTTCGTGCTCTCCGGCGCCGACCACAACGCCCTCTGGTCCACCGGCACCTGGGGCCACCCCGGCGCCTACGCCGTCGTGCAGTACGACTCGAACGTCGTGCTCTACGACGCCGACGGCCGCTCCCTCTGGTCCACCGGCACCTGGATGCAGCACTGACCCGATCCCGGTAACCAGTCGAGCCCGGCCCCGCACCAGCGGGACCGGGCTCGACTGCCTTGCAGAAGCCGCTACTTGGACCCCAGGAGGGCGGACGACGGGCGGCACCCGCTCGGCTACCTCAGTCAGCCGTCCCCGCCGGCACGACCCAGCGCACGGGCTGGCCGGTGATCGCCGCGATCATGTCGTAGTCGCCGTCGTAGTGCAGCACGGTGACCGCATGCCGCTCTGCCGTGGCCGCGATGAGCATGTCGGCCATCGACAGCGCACGGTGGCTGCCCCGGAACAGGGCCTGACGCTGGATGAACTTGGCACGGTCCCATACCTCGTCAGTGCACGGCAGATAGTCGAAACCCCGCAGTAGGTGCTGAAGGCGTTCCGCTTCGGCTGCCGTCCGGGCGCTGTGCAGGACCTCCATCTCGACAACCGCACTGACCGCAAGCAGGGCCCGCTGTGAAAGATCGTCAAGGACCGGCCGCACCGAGGGCTTACCCCACCGCGCGAGAGCCGACTTGTCGATCAGGAAGCGCTCACGGCTCACGCAGCAGCCTCGCTGCCGGATTCACCGAGCAGGTCGAACTCACCGCTGGCAATGGCGTCCGCCAGCTCTATCCGGCGGGCCAGCTTGACGGCCTCCAGCAGGGCGGCGTTGACCGTCGCGACCTTGGTGGTCGTGCCGAAGAGGCGCTGCGCCTCTTCGAGGAGGTCGTCGTCGAGGTCGATAACGGTGCGCGTCATGATCGCTCCCCACGGATTGACTCAGGCTTCATGATATCGCCGAGGCCCTGGAAGAGATATCGAACAACCTGCACCCGGTCATCCGAAAGGGCCGCAAACGCGAAGCGCCGCCCCGGAGGCAGTCTCCGGGGCGGCGCTCAGCCGGGCGGCGGGGGCGGTCTACTTGGCCAGCCCCAGCGCCGGCATCATGTAGTAGAAGGCGAAGACCGCCGCCACCGCGTACATCGCGACCGGCACCTCACGCCACCGACCGGTGGCGATGCGCAGCACGCAGAAGACGATGAAGCCCATGCCGATGCCGTTGGTGATGCTGTAGGTGAACGGCATCAGCACCATGGTCAGGAACGCCGGGATGGCGATCGTGTAATCGGACCAGTCGATGTCGCGGATCGAGTTGGCCAGGATCAGGAAGCCGACGGTGACCAGGGCCGGGGTAGCGGCCTGGGCCGGGACCATGGTGGCCAGCGGGGTGAGGAAGAGCGCGAGCATGAAGAGCGCGCCGGTCACCAGGCTGGCGAAGCCGGTGCGCGCCCCCTCGCCGACGCCCGCGGTGGACTCCACGAAGCAGGTGTTGGCGGAGGAGGAGGTGGCGCCGCCGGCGGCGGTGGCGATGCCGTCCACCATCAGGACCCGGTTGATGCCGGGCAGGTCGCCGTTCTTGTCCAGCAGGTGCGCCTCGTCGGCGACGCCCAGGATGGTGCCCATCGCGTCGAAGAAGGCACTCATCAGCACGGTGAAGACGAACAGGATGCCGGTGAGCGCGCCGACGTGCTGGAAGCCGCCGAACAGGCTGACCTTGCCGACCAGGCCGAAGTCGGGGGTGGCGACCGGATTGCCGGGCCACTTGGGCACCGTCAGGCCCCAGGAGTCGGCGGGCAGGTTGGCCGCCTTCTGGATCACCACGGCGACCACGGTCATCGTCGCGATGGAGATCAGGATCGCCCCGGGCACCTTGCGGACCACCAGCACCAGGGTGAG
Protein-coding regions in this window:
- a CDS encoding DUF4231 domain-containing protein, which codes for MVRWDPSGIDEADFLPEPFQTADQASIAAQRQTLRWNRGMIVMLVVAAAVGAATGGDSGVAPLISVAAFVVAGWFWSRLRAVNPQARWFEARAAAESVKTLAWKYTVRARPFGGPADSPEADEEYRAQVAEVLRTFEDSGALPAGAAPEITDGMRELRAAGLVDRRTGYLRVRVEGQRTWYLAKASAYESQAVSWGLGTVTLMILGGAAAVAQAAGVLSVSLFGVCAAAAAAIIAWNQLKQLRPLVSTYRLAAKELDVVWGKLTVLDLNDPAAEAQWASLAGDVEDAVSREHTSWRSHRAFPH
- a CDS encoding PIN domain nuclease; amino-acid sequence: MSRERFLIDKSALARWGKPSVRPVLDDLSQRALLAVSAVVEMEVLHSARTAAEAERLQHLLRGFDYLPCTDEVWDRAKFIQRQALFRGSHRALSMADMLIAATAERHAVTVLHYDGDYDMIAAITGQPVRWVVPAGTAD
- a CDS encoding MFS transporter — encoded protein: MFSSLRVRNYRYFFAGQIVSNTGSWMQRIAQDWLVLSLTGSPLAVGVTTAMQFLPTLLLGLFGGVLADRMPKRRLLIVTQGAMGALAAGLAALTISGAVTEYHVYAFALLLGLVTVFDTPTRQAFVSEMVGPKDLANAVSLNAANFQTARLVGPAVAGLLIAAVGSGWAFALNALSFAAVIAGLLAMRVSELRPVERIPREKGQLREGLRYVKERPDLMWPLVLAGFIGTFGFNFPTLLSGFAYRTFHVGPGLYGLLNTAMALGSLTGALIAARRGNPRLRLLTGAAVAFGLLETVAAVAPGYWSFALLLTLIGVFGLTFNTTVNSYVQLATDPEMRGRVMGLLVLVFTGGTPVGAPLVGWVTASYGPRLGLLACGAVSLLAAVAVGLVLARCADLRLQVDLHRGNGGRVVAFVPRQGEAHLVERKRELAAAC
- a CDS encoding MarR family winged helix-turn-helix transcriptional regulator, whose translation is MSEMSEEDLVAVNQLRSSVMRLSRRLKHQHVEQSLSPTEMSVLGTLARCGSATPGELARREHVQPPSMTRIIAMLEEKGLVRRESHPQDRRQVVVSMTEQAAEILDESRRRRNAWLAELASQLTDEEWAAVREAAPALYRLAHL
- a CDS encoding type II toxin-antitoxin system VapB family antitoxin; this encodes MTRTVIDLDDDLLEEAQRLFGTTTKVATVNAALLEAVKLARRIELADAIASGEFDLLGESGSEAAA